A stretch of Brevundimonas naejangsanensis DNA encodes these proteins:
- the nudC gene encoding NAD(+) diphosphatase, whose translation MPYRHAFSGNPLDRSGDLRNDAAWLAEQEANPEALAMILWEGRPLIETHEGAERLVWLSLAHARDLARDRDVFLGLWKGAPVFAAEFEGSIDPTSGPAGGLGRFVEMREAAVVLPEADAGIAATAKSLFDWRRRHGFCAACGQATDQASGGWKRVCPACGTEHFPRVDPVVIMLPVYKGGTEPRCLLGRQAAWPAGRMSALAGFMEPGESIEEACAREVMEEAGLTVCDVRYHSSQPWPFPGQLMIGLIAEVTTDEAAPDQTELEAVAWLTRAEARAVLDETHPTIHAPAPYAIARRLLESWAAE comes from the coding sequence ATGCCCTATCGTCACGCCTTCTCCGGCAATCCGCTCGACCGCTCCGGCGACCTCCGTAACGACGCCGCCTGGCTGGCCGAGCAGGAAGCCAACCCCGAAGCCCTGGCCATGATCCTGTGGGAAGGCCGTCCGCTGATCGAAACCCATGAGGGGGCCGAGCGGCTGGTCTGGCTGTCTCTGGCCCACGCACGTGACTTGGCGCGCGACCGCGACGTCTTCCTGGGGCTGTGGAAGGGCGCGCCGGTCTTCGCCGCCGAGTTCGAGGGCTCCATCGACCCCACCAGCGGCCCCGCCGGGGGCCTGGGCCGCTTCGTCGAGATGCGCGAGGCGGCGGTCGTCCTGCCCGAGGCCGACGCTGGCATCGCCGCGACGGCCAAGAGCCTGTTCGACTGGCGCCGCCGCCACGGCTTCTGCGCCGCCTGCGGCCAGGCGACGGATCAGGCTTCGGGCGGCTGGAAGCGCGTCTGCCCGGCCTGCGGGACCGAACATTTCCCGCGCGTCGACCCCGTCGTCATCATGCTGCCGGTCTATAAGGGCGGGACCGAGCCGCGCTGCCTGCTGGGCCGTCAGGCGGCCTGGCCCGCCGGGCGGATGTCGGCCCTGGCCGGCTTCATGGAGCCGGGCGAATCGATCGAGGAGGCCTGCGCCCGCGAGGTGATGGAGGAGGCCGGCCTGACGGTCTGCGACGTGCGCTACCACTCCAGCCAGCCCTGGCCCTTCCCCGGTCAGCTGATGATCGGCCTGATCGCCGAGGTCACGACCGACGAGGCCGCCCCCGACCAGACCGAACTGGAGGCCGTCGCCTGGCTGACCCGGGCCGAGGCCCGCGCCGTGCTGGACGAGACCCACCCCACGATCCACGCGCCCGCGCCCTACGCCATCGCGCGGCGGCTGCTGGAGAGCTGGGCGGCGGAATAG
- a CDS encoding 3-deoxy-manno-octulosonate cytidylyltransferase codes for MNPLIMIPARMAATRLPGKPLADIGGKPMIVRAWEQAMASGFRVAVAAGDPEIVAAVQAAGGEAVLTDPALPSGSDRILAAAQAVDPDGAHEVVINIQGDMPFASPDLAKACAALLAGESACDIATLVAAEADVSDRANPDVVKAVLALPEDGTSGRALYFTRSTLYGDGPVWRHVGIYGYRRQALTRFCAAPPSPLEKREKLEQLRALEMGLQIWASVIDEAPLSVDNPADLEAARALA; via the coding sequence ATGAATCCGCTGATAATGATACCGGCTCGCATGGCGGCCACGCGTCTGCCGGGCAAGCCCCTGGCCGACATCGGCGGCAAGCCGATGATCGTGCGCGCCTGGGAGCAGGCCATGGCGTCGGGCTTCCGCGTCGCCGTGGCGGCGGGCGATCCGGAGATCGTCGCGGCGGTGCAGGCGGCGGGGGGCGAGGCCGTGCTGACCGATCCCGCCCTGCCGAGCGGCTCGGACCGCATCCTGGCGGCGGCCCAGGCGGTCGATCCTGACGGCGCCCACGAGGTGGTCATCAACATCCAGGGCGACATGCCCTTCGCCTCGCCGGACCTGGCGAAGGCCTGCGCCGCGCTGCTGGCGGGCGAATCAGCCTGCGACATCGCCACCCTGGTCGCGGCCGAGGCGGATGTGTCGGATCGCGCCAATCCCGACGTGGTCAAGGCGGTGTTGGCCCTGCCGGAGGACGGGACCAGCGGCCGCGCCCTCTACTTCACCCGTTCGACGCTCTACGGCGACGGCCCTGTTTGGCGCCACGTCGGCATCTACGGCTATCGCCGTCAGGCCCTGACCCGCTTCTGCGCCGCCCCGCCGTCGCCGCTGGAGAAGCGCGAGAAGCTGGAGCAGTTGCGCGCCCTGGAGATGGGCCTGCAAATCTGGGCTTCGGTGATCGACGAGGCGCCGCTGTCGGTCGACAACCCGGCGGACCTGGAGGCGGCGCGGGCGCTGGCGTGA
- a CDS encoding c-type cytochrome, whose amino-acid sequence MRRRGMSGDLKWNKIMGACLGTAFAILVVQQVSGFVYQTKQPEKMGYFVDAPDESAAGPAEAVLPIDWGTVLPTADLAAGEAAFARCQACHTVNSGGADGIGPNLFGVVGGPAMHRAGFAYSDAMAKHKAAAPTWNYDELDHFLNAPGRYVPGTKMSFAGIRDEKTRINLIAWLRTQGSAGFAIPAPDPARQPGAAAPAAAEAPAAEGAAATEAPAEAAAAPAPQA is encoded by the coding sequence ATGCGACGACGCGGTATGAGCGGCGATCTGAAGTGGAACAAGATTATGGGCGCGTGCCTGGGCACCGCCTTTGCGATCCTGGTGGTCCAGCAGGTTTCGGGCTTTGTCTATCAGACCAAGCAGCCCGAAAAGATGGGCTACTTCGTCGACGCGCCGGATGAATCCGCCGCCGGCCCGGCCGAAGCCGTCCTGCCGATCGACTGGGGCACGGTCCTGCCGACCGCCGACCTGGCCGCCGGCGAGGCCGCCTTCGCGCGCTGCCAGGCCTGCCACACCGTCAACTCGGGCGGCGCCGACGGCATCGGCCCGAACCTGTTCGGCGTGGTCGGCGGCCCCGCCATGCACCGCGCGGGCTTCGCCTATTCGGACGCCATGGCCAAGCACAAGGCCGCGGCTCCGACCTGGAACTATGACGAGCTCGACCACTTCCTGAACGCGCCGGGCCGCTACGTCCCGGGCACCAAGATGTCGTTCGCCGGCATCCGCGACGAGAAGACCCGCATCAACCTGATCGCCTGGCTGCGCACGCAAGGCTCGGCCGGCTTCGCCATCCCGGCGCCGGATCCGGCCCGCCAGCCGGGCGCCGCGGCTCCGGCCGCCGCCGAGGCTCCGGCCGCCGAAGGCGCCGCCGCGACCGAGGCTCCGGCCGAGGCCGCCGCGGCCCCCGCGCCGCAAGCCTAA
- a CDS encoding NlpC/P60 family protein: MTDVLALLPPGAPLILRDGDRVVLAEQALEGLMRAEAYRRTEPMHCRLPVADLVSDEGRRIDQLLFGEAFDVLERRQDRAWGRARRDGVVGWVLLEALAPGAPLATRRVASVSAALPLNALVDQDADGVADADLLPVGAFERDLVAVAERLLGRPHALGARSSIETDCSGLVQQALLACGLPGPRRSDEQAGLGRAVTRAEAARGDLAIWLSTAEGDWTGHSALMVDAERVIHATGARGGVVIEPLAEVEARLSADGFASAIFRRV; the protein is encoded by the coding sequence TTGACCGATGTCCTGGCCCTTCTGCCGCCCGGCGCGCCCCTGATCCTTCGGGACGGGGACCGCGTGGTGTTGGCCGAACAGGCGCTGGAGGGTCTGATGCGGGCCGAGGCCTACCGCCGGACCGAGCCCATGCATTGCCGCCTGCCGGTCGCCGACCTCGTGTCGGACGAGGGCCGGCGCATCGACCAGCTTCTGTTCGGCGAGGCTTTCGACGTGCTGGAGCGTCGTCAGGACCGCGCCTGGGGCCGGGCGCGGCGCGACGGCGTGGTCGGCTGGGTCCTGCTGGAGGCCCTGGCCCCCGGCGCGCCCCTGGCGACGCGCCGCGTCGCCTCCGTCTCCGCCGCCCTGCCGCTGAACGCCCTGGTCGACCAGGACGCGGACGGCGTGGCGGACGCCGATCTTCTGCCCGTGGGCGCGTTCGAGCGCGACCTCGTGGCCGTGGCCGAGCGTCTGCTGGGGCGTCCGCACGCCCTGGGCGCCCGCTCCTCGATCGAGACCGACTGCTCCGGCCTGGTGCAGCAGGCCCTGCTGGCCTGCGGCCTGCCGGGGCCGCGCCGTTCGGACGAGCAGGCCGGCCTGGGCCGCGCCGTGACCCGGGCCGAGGCCGCGCGCGGCGATCTCGCGATCTGGCTGTCGACGGCCGAGGGCGACTGGACCGGCCATTCGGCCCTGATGGTCGACGCCGAGCGCGTCATCCACGCGACCGGCGCGCGCGGCGGCGTGGTCATCGAGCCCCTGGCCGAGGTCGAGGCCCGTCTGAGCGCCGACGGCTTCGCCTCCGCGATCTTCCGCCGGGTCTGA
- a CDS encoding leucyl aminopeptidase family protein, with protein sequence MSHQSELLIAASETARPVRVVGQGAALDGRLAAWAEANGFTGKAGQLLVVPDADGAPELALFGAGDAFDPMSARGLPTRLPAGDWRLEGVDGEAAHSAALAFALGGYLFDRYKAKIKEGPERGRARLVAPDGLDLTATLNIAAACALTREMVDTPAADMGPLQLETIAREIAEAAGASLTVTTGDALLEENYPAVHAVGRAAAPHRAPRVLEIGWNLDQTDRPLVALVGKGVVFDTGGLDLKPAAGMRNMKKDMGGAAHALALGRLIMQAELPVRLVVLVAAVENAVSGDAFRPGDILNSRKGLTIEIGNTDAEGRLILADVLTRAGEHEPDLTLDFATLTGAARIALGPELPPLYTDDDALAEGVLSAGRAVGDPLWRMPLWSGYRASLDSEIADLRNDSAAWAQAGSVTAALFLQTFAPTTGSWAHMDVFAWNPRARPGWPEGGEAQALRACFRYLSDKFAE encoded by the coding sequence ATGTCCCACCAGTCCGAACTGCTGATCGCCGCCTCCGAGACGGCGCGTCCGGTGCGCGTGGTCGGGCAGGGTGCAGCGCTGGACGGCCGCCTGGCCGCCTGGGCCGAGGCCAACGGCTTCACCGGCAAGGCGGGCCAGCTGCTGGTCGTGCCCGACGCCGACGGCGCGCCGGAGCTGGCCCTGTTCGGGGCGGGCGACGCCTTCGACCCGATGAGCGCGCGCGGCCTGCCGACGCGTCTGCCCGCGGGCGACTGGCGGCTGGAGGGCGTGGACGGCGAGGCGGCGCATTCGGCGGCCCTGGCCTTTGCGCTCGGCGGCTATCTGTTCGACCGCTACAAGGCCAAGATCAAGGAAGGCCCCGAGCGCGGCCGCGCCCGCCTGGTCGCGCCCGACGGCCTCGACCTGACGGCGACGCTGAACATCGCCGCCGCCTGCGCCCTGACGCGCGAGATGGTCGACACCCCCGCCGCCGACATGGGGCCGCTGCAACTGGAGACGATCGCCCGCGAGATCGCCGAGGCCGCGGGCGCGAGCCTGACCGTCACGACCGGCGACGCCCTGCTGGAGGAGAACTATCCGGCGGTCCACGCCGTCGGCCGCGCCGCCGCCCCGCACCGCGCCCCGCGCGTCCTCGAGATCGGCTGGAACCTGGACCAGACGGACCGGCCGCTGGTGGCCCTGGTCGGCAAGGGGGTGGTGTTCGACACCGGCGGTCTGGACCTCAAGCCCGCCGCCGGGATGCGCAACATGAAGAAGGACATGGGCGGCGCCGCCCACGCCCTGGCGCTGGGCCGCCTGATCATGCAGGCCGAGCTGCCGGTGCGGCTGGTGGTGCTGGTCGCGGCGGTCGAGAACGCCGTCTCGGGCGACGCCTTCCGGCCGGGCGACATCCTCAACAGCCGCAAGGGCCTGACCATCGAGATCGGCAACACCGACGCGGAAGGGCGGCTGATCCTGGCCGACGTGCTGACGCGGGCGGGCGAGCATGAGCCGGACCTGACGCTGGACTTCGCCACCCTGACCGGGGCGGCGCGCATCGCGCTGGGGCCGGAGCTGCCGCCGCTCTACACCGACGACGACGCCCTGGCCGAGGGCGTGCTGAGCGCGGGCCGGGCCGTGGGCGACCCCCTGTGGCGGATGCCTTTGTGGTCGGGCTACCGCGCCTCGCTGGACAGCGAAATCGCCGACCTGCGCAACGATTCCGCCGCCTGGGCCCAGGCCGGGTCGGTGACGGCGGCCCTGTTCCTGCAGACGTTCGCCCCGACGACGGGAAGCTGGGCGCACATGGACGTCTTCGCCTGGAATCCGCGCGCCCGCCCGGGCTGGCCCGAGGGCGGCGAGGCCCAGGCCCTGCGCGCCTGCTTCCGCTACCTCAGCGACAAATTCGCCGAATAG
- a CDS encoding tetratricopeptide repeat protein, producing MSRNTALAATVSLTLLTLAAPALGQTPPAQATARAPADAATRAGYDRADALSRSVFWTQEQAVNPLDPVAGVKLAQALRELGQFDRAAETAQGVLVVQPANVEAMLEVGRAHIARGQAFYGIAALEQAKAAAPRDWRPLSLLGVAYQQVRRADDAKTAWAEALRLSPDNPDVLTNAAIARIGEGDAPSAEILLRRAAAQPGAGLQVRQNLALALGLQGKTAEAEAILRRDLPPEAADQNLRWLAARMQAGAAGAEVSPTARTWSSLQGG from the coding sequence ATGTCGCGCAACACCGCCCTCGCCGCAACCGTCAGCCTGACGCTTCTGACCCTCGCCGCCCCGGCGCTCGGCCAGACGCCGCCCGCTCAAGCCACGGCGCGCGCCCCCGCCGACGCCGCGACGCGCGCGGGCTATGACCGGGCCGACGCCCTCAGCCGCTCGGTCTTCTGGACCCAGGAGCAGGCGGTCAATCCGCTCGACCCGGTCGCCGGGGTCAAGCTGGCCCAGGCCCTGCGCGAACTGGGCCAGTTCGACCGCGCCGCCGAGACGGCTCAGGGCGTGCTGGTGGTCCAGCCCGCCAATGTCGAAGCCATGCTGGAGGTCGGGCGCGCCCATATCGCGCGCGGCCAGGCCTTCTACGGCATCGCCGCCCTGGAGCAGGCCAAGGCCGCGGCGCCGCGCGACTGGCGCCCCCTGTCGCTGCTGGGCGTGGCCTATCAGCAGGTGCGCCGCGCCGACGACGCCAAGACCGCCTGGGCCGAGGCCCTGCGCCTGTCGCCCGACAATCCCGACGTCCTGACCAACGCCGCCATCGCCCGCATCGGCGAGGGCGACGCGCCCTCGGCCGAGATTCTGCTGCGCCGCGCCGCCGCCCAGCCGGGCGCAGGGCTGCAGGTGCGCCAGAACCTGGCCCTGGCGTTGGGGCTGCAGGGCAAGACCGCCGAGGCCGAGGCCATCCTGCGCCGCGACCTGCCGCCCGAGGCGGCGGATCAGAACCTGCGCTGGCTGGCCGCGCGGATGCAGGCGGGGGCTGCGGGGGCAGAAGTCTCGCCCACGGCCAGGACGTGGTCGTCGCTGCAGGGCGGATAG
- a CDS encoding iron-sulfur cluster assembly scaffold protein, with translation MIDDLYSARILSLAANLPHSGRLPAPEGSAERVAKLCGSKAIVDVMLDADGRVSGFAQTVKACALGQAAAGVVGEAILGASVQEIEGARDALSAMLKSGGDGPEGRFEGLRVLKQVADYPARHASTMVALEATLDAVQQALAKHHTDTRTRLAGAA, from the coding sequence GTGATCGACGACCTCTACAGCGCGCGCATCCTGTCGCTGGCGGCCAACCTGCCGCACAGCGGGCGCCTGCCCGCGCCCGAAGGCTCGGCCGAGCGGGTCGCCAAGCTGTGCGGCTCCAAGGCCATCGTCGACGTGATGCTGGACGCCGACGGCCGCGTCAGCGGCTTCGCCCAGACGGTCAAGGCCTGCGCCCTGGGCCAGGCGGCGGCGGGCGTGGTCGGCGAGGCCATCCTCGGCGCCTCGGTCCAGGAGATCGAGGGCGCGCGCGACGCCCTGTCGGCCATGCTGAAATCCGGCGGCGACGGTCCCGAAGGCCGCTTCGAGGGCCTTCGCGTGCTGAAGCAGGTCGCCGACTACCCGGCCCGCCACGCCTCGACCATGGTGGCGCTGGAGGCCACGCTGGACGCCGTGCAGCAGGCGTTGGCCAAACACCACACCGATACGCGAACTCGCCTCGCCGGCGCGGCCTGA
- the yidD gene encoding membrane protein insertion efficiency factor YidD produces the protein MSLYERSVRAAHRGYKVTLSPFFGQSCRFLPTCSDYGRDALLQHGPVRGGWLTVRRLCKCHPFGGSGYDPVPPAKTEKERPS, from the coding sequence ATGTCTCTCTACGAACGCAGCGTCCGCGCGGCCCATCGGGGCTATAAGGTGACGCTGTCCCCCTTCTTCGGCCAGTCGTGCCGGTTCCTGCCGACCTGTTCGGACTATGGGCGCGACGCCCTGCTCCAGCACGGTCCGGTGCGGGGGGGATGGCTCACCGTGCGCCGTCTCTGTAAATGCCATCCCTTCGGCGGTTCGGGCTATGATCCCGTTCCGCCCGCCAAGACCGAAAAAGAACGACCGTCATGA
- the thrS gene encoding threonine--tRNA ligase — MIELKFPDGAVRQYPAGSTGRDVAAAISPSLAKKAALVVWNGEQRDLDRVIDGNGDFRLLMRDDPEALETIRHDAAHVLAQAVQELFPGTQVTIGPAIEDGFYYDFARDEPFSTDDFPKIEKKMAEIIDRGAPLERQVWDRDTAIAHFEGVGETYKAELIRDLPESETITVYKQGEWADLCRGPHFPTTKFVGKAFKLTKLAGAYWRGDSSKAQLQRIYGTAWASKEDLDAYLLRIEEAEKRDHRKLGRAMELFHMQEEGRGMVFWHPKGWVLWRVLEAYMRRRLDASGYVEVKTPQVLDRKFWEASGHWDKYRPNMFVCETVEGETLSLKPMNCPGHVQIFDQGQRSYRELPLRMAEFGACHRYEPSGSLHGLMRVRGFTQDDAHIFCREDQIVEETAEFIKLCRSVHADLGMETKYISLGTRPEQRAGTDEFWDKAEAQMLEAARAAGSEPVITEGDGAFYAPKLDFIVKDAIGREWTCGTIQLDYVLPERLDATYIAEDGQKHRPVMLHRAILGSFERFIGIMIENYAGAFPLWLAPTQAVVATITSDADGYAEEVLAKFRAAGLRTEIDLRNEKINYKIREHSVAKVPAIAVVGRKEAEEGKVAIRRFGSQAQTIVTVEEAIALLTDEALAPDLKRLRDGQG; from the coding sequence ATGATCGAACTGAAATTCCCCGACGGCGCCGTGCGTCAGTATCCGGCCGGCTCGACGGGCCGCGACGTGGCCGCCGCCATCTCGCCCTCGCTGGCCAAGAAGGCGGCCCTGGTCGTCTGGAACGGCGAGCAGCGCGACCTGGACCGCGTTATCGACGGGAACGGCGACTTCCGCCTGCTGATGCGCGACGACCCCGAGGCGCTGGAGACCATCCGCCACGACGCCGCCCACGTTCTGGCCCAGGCGGTGCAGGAGCTGTTCCCGGGCACTCAGGTGACGATCGGCCCGGCCATCGAGGACGGCTTCTATTACGACTTCGCCCGCGACGAGCCCTTCTCGACCGACGACTTCCCGAAGATCGAGAAGAAGATGGCCGAGATCATCGACCGGGGCGCCCCGCTGGAGCGTCAGGTCTGGGACCGCGACACGGCTATCGCCCACTTCGAAGGCGTCGGCGAGACCTACAAGGCCGAGCTGATCCGCGATCTGCCCGAGAGCGAGACGATCACCGTCTATAAGCAGGGCGAATGGGCCGACCTGTGCCGGGGACCGCACTTCCCGACCACCAAGTTCGTCGGCAAGGCCTTCAAGCTGACCAAGCTCGCCGGCGCCTACTGGCGCGGGGATTCCTCCAAGGCCCAGCTGCAGCGCATCTACGGCACCGCCTGGGCCTCCAAGGAGGACCTGGACGCCTATCTGCTGCGCATCGAGGAGGCCGAGAAGCGCGACCACCGCAAGCTGGGCCGCGCCATGGAGCTCTTCCACATGCAGGAAGAGGGCCGCGGCATGGTCTTCTGGCACCCCAAGGGCTGGGTGCTGTGGCGCGTATTGGAGGCCTATATGCGCCGCCGTCTGGACGCCTCGGGCTATGTCGAGGTCAAGACGCCGCAGGTCTTGGACCGGAAGTTCTGGGAAGCCTCGGGCCACTGGGACAAGTATCGCCCCAACATGTTCGTCTGCGAGACGGTCGAGGGCGAGACGCTCAGCCTCAAGCCGATGAACTGCCCGGGCCACGTGCAGATCTTCGATCAGGGCCAGCGGTCCTATCGCGAACTGCCGCTGCGCATGGCCGAGTTCGGCGCCTGCCACCGCTATGAGCCGTCGGGCTCGCTGCACGGCCTGATGCGGGTGCGCGGCTTCACCCAGGACGACGCCCACATCTTCTGCCGCGAAGACCAGATCGTCGAGGAGACGGCGGAGTTCATCAAGCTGTGCCGCAGTGTCCACGCCGACCTGGGCATGGAGACCAAATACATCAGCCTGGGCACCCGTCCCGAGCAGCGCGCCGGCACCGACGAGTTCTGGGACAAGGCCGAGGCCCAGATGCTGGAGGCCGCCCGCGCCGCCGGGTCCGAGCCGGTCATCACCGAGGGCGACGGCGCCTTCTACGCGCCCAAGCTGGACTTCATCGTCAAGGACGCCATCGGCCGCGAATGGACCTGCGGCACGATCCAGCTGGACTATGTGCTGCCCGAGCGTCTGGATGCGACCTACATCGCCGAGGACGGCCAGAAGCACCGCCCGGTCATGCTGCACCGCGCGATCCTGGGCAGCTTCGAGCGCTTCATCGGCATCATGATCGAGAACTACGCCGGGGCCTTCCCGCTGTGGCTGGCGCCGACGCAGGCCGTGGTGGCGACCATCACCTCGGACGCCGACGGCTATGCCGAAGAGGTTCTGGCCAAATTCCGTGCGGCGGGCCTGCGCACCGAGATCGATCTGCGCAACGAGAAGATCAACTACAAGATCCGCGAGCACTCGGTCGCCAAGGTCCCCGCCATCGCCGTGGTCGGCCGCAAGGAGGCCGAGGAAGGCAAGGTCGCCATCCGCCGCTTCGGCTCCCAGGCCCAGACCATCGTCACGGTCGAGGAAGCCATCGCCCTGCTGACGGACGAGGCCCTGGCGCCGGATCTGAAGCGCCTCCGCGACGGCCAAGGCTGA
- a CDS encoding YaiI/YqxD family protein produces MATTLYIDADACPVKEEVYRVARRCGLKVFVVSNAWINTPREPLIEQVVVDAGPDVADDWIAERAGRGDIVITADIPLADRVLKSGAQALKSNGQPFTTDSIGSALAGRMIGEHLRSMGVPTSGPPPFSAADRSRFLQALDAAVVRARRDAA; encoded by the coding sequence ATGGCCACCACCCTCTACATCGACGCCGACGCCTGCCCCGTGAAGGAGGAGGTCTATCGCGTGGCGCGCCGCTGCGGCCTCAAGGTCTTCGTGGTGTCCAACGCCTGGATCAACACGCCGCGCGAGCCCCTGATCGAACAGGTGGTCGTCGACGCCGGGCCGGACGTGGCCGACGACTGGATCGCCGAGCGCGCGGGGCGCGGCGACATCGTCATCACCGCCGACATCCCGCTGGCCGACCGGGTGCTGAAATCGGGCGCCCAGGCGCTGAAGTCGAACGGCCAGCCGTTCACGACGGACTCCATCGGATCGGCCCTGGCGGGGCGGATGATCGGCGAGCACCTGCGCTCCATGGGCGTGCCGACCAGCGGGCCGCCGCCCTTCTCGGCCGCCGACCGCTCGCGCTTCCTGCAGGCGCTGGACGCGGCCGTCGTGCGGGCGCGCAGGGACGCCGCATGA
- the arfB gene encoding alternative ribosome rescue aminoacyl-tRNA hydrolase ArfB, protein MSRIPEEELEFRFFRAGGPGGQNVNKVSTAVQMRFDVKNSPSLTEPVKARLMKLAGSRLTLDGVIVISAVRFRTQERNRADAIERLETMVAEASIKPVYRVPTRPTRASKERRLKAKSSRSSIKSGRGRPSLD, encoded by the coding sequence ATGAGCCGCATTCCCGAGGAGGAGCTGGAGTTCCGCTTCTTCCGCGCAGGCGGCCCGGGTGGGCAGAACGTCAACAAGGTCTCCACCGCCGTGCAGATGCGGTTCGACGTGAAGAACTCGCCCAGCCTGACCGAGCCGGTGAAGGCGCGGCTGATGAAGCTGGCGGGCAGCCGCCTGACGCTGGACGGGGTGATCGTCATCAGCGCCGTGCGCTTCCGCACCCAGGAGCGCAACCGGGCCGACGCCATCGAACGGCTGGAGACCATGGTCGCCGAGGCCTCGATCAAGCCGGTCTATCGCGTGCCGACCCGGCCGACGCGGGCGTCCAAGGAACGGCGGCTGAAGGCCAAGTCGAGCCGGTCATCGATCAAGAGCGGGCGCGGCAGGCCGTCGCTGGATTAG
- the ubiB gene encoding 2-polyprenylphenol 6-hydroxylase → MFASRRHRAGRPGQRVGEAFEHLGPVAIKLGQVLATRADIFGLQFAQDLGRLKDKLPPFPLEEARREIERSLGRPAESLFIDLVEPMGAASLAQAHPAWLADGRKVAVKVLRPGVERRVAQGLDAMRLGAKLVDRFVEPARRLEPRAFVEIIAQSLQLELDMRLEAAAASELAEVMAKDGYMTAPAVVWDGVGKRVLTLEWAPGLPMTDPALAELPGLDKDALADKVVRAFLVQALDHGVFHADLHEGNLFADAPAQLTAIDFGIVGRLGPAERRYLAEILWGFISRDYDRISRVHFEAGYVPPHHSVDTFAQALRAVGEPVVGRQASQVSMGRLLGQLFEITALFDMHMRPELVLLQKTMVSVEGVARRLNPDHDLWEAAKPVVERWIKRELGPRPR, encoded by the coding sequence ATGTTCGCCAGCCGCCGACACCGCGCCGGACGGCCCGGCCAGCGCGTCGGCGAAGCCTTCGAGCACCTTGGCCCCGTCGCCATCAAGCTGGGCCAGGTGCTGGCCACCCGCGCCGACATCTTCGGCCTGCAGTTCGCCCAGGACCTGGGCCGGCTGAAGGACAAGCTGCCGCCCTTCCCGCTGGAGGAGGCCAGGCGCGAGATCGAGCGCTCGCTGGGCCGCCCGGCCGAGAGCCTGTTCATCGACCTGGTGGAGCCCATGGGCGCCGCTTCGCTCGCACAAGCGCATCCCGCCTGGCTGGCCGACGGGCGCAAGGTCGCGGTCAAGGTGCTGCGCCCCGGCGTCGAGCGCCGGGTGGCCCAGGGGCTGGACGCCATGCGCCTGGGGGCCAAGCTGGTCGACCGCTTCGTCGAGCCCGCCCGTCGGCTGGAGCCGCGCGCCTTCGTCGAGATCATCGCCCAGTCGCTGCAGCTGGAGCTGGATATGCGGCTTGAGGCGGCCGCCGCCTCCGAACTGGCCGAGGTCATGGCCAAGGACGGCTATATGACCGCCCCCGCCGTGGTCTGGGACGGGGTCGGCAAGCGGGTGCTGACGCTGGAATGGGCGCCCGGCCTGCCGATGACCGACCCGGCCCTGGCCGAGCTGCCCGGCCTCGACAAGGACGCCCTGGCCGACAAGGTGGTGCGCGCCTTCCTGGTTCAGGCGCTGGACCACGGCGTCTTCCACGCCGACCTGCACGAGGGCAATCTGTTCGCCGACGCCCCGGCGCAGCTGACCGCCATCGACTTCGGCATCGTCGGCCGCCTGGGCCCGGCCGAGCGGCGCTATCTGGCCGAGATCCTGTGGGGCTTCATCAGCCGCGACTACGACCGCATCAGCCGGGTCCATTTCGAGGCCGGCTACGTGCCGCCGCACCATTCGGTCGACACCTTCGCCCAGGCCCTGCGCGCCGTCGGCGAGCCGGTGGTCGGCCGTCAGGCCAGCCAGGTGTCGATGGGGCGTCTGCTGGGCCAACTGTTCGAGATCACCGCCCTGTTCGACATGCACATGCGCCCTGAACTGGTGCTGCTGCAAAAGACCATGGTCTCGGTCGAGGGGGTGGCGCGCCGCCTCAATCCCGATCACGACCTATGGGAAGCCGCCAAGCCGGTGGTCGAGCGCTGGATCAAGCGCGAACTCGGCCCTCGGCCCAGGTGA